From one Gossypium hirsutum isolate 1008001.06 chromosome D08, Gossypium_hirsutum_v2.1, whole genome shotgun sequence genomic stretch:
- the LOC107939949 gene encoding uncharacterized protein — MSEQWVEARIKQKRGNKCIPWKNLRDLILAHPDVRKKVDIFALSIYGLVVFPNALGHVDESVSDLFDRLDNRVTPVLAIWAETFRSLNACQRAKLVATPRRDDITEEKWMVILQNLQEEDVEWRAPWMTPNEILYRCREFDWAPLLKIWGAVGYAPLLVLRQYRFRQFIPATQGLAQCEFSSKEDNYKNKVHEISNAWNQTRRMKILAVNPMTTPEYSWWWERRINDNIPVSSQEDARPIEEHLQVVPSELEIIKQDFEKRSSELGKKIEQLEEEKMRLGLDVDIHSLEAEKLRKGNNKAEEDLDSLRANYKKLRLSIRTAGLGKTTEQWQ, encoded by the exons ATGAGCGAGCAATGGGTCGAGGCTCGGATTAAGCAAAAGAGAGGTAACAAGTGCATACCTTGGAAAAATCTACGAGATCTGATCTTGGCACATCCGGATGTGAGAAAAAAGGTTGATATTTTTGCCTTGAGCATTTATGGTTTAGTCGTCTtccccaatgcgttagggcatgTGGATGAATCAGTTTCAGATTTGTTCGACAGGCTTGACAACAGGGTCACACCGGTCCTAGCGATTTGGGctgaaaccttcagatctctaaatGCGTGTCAAAGAGCGA AACTAGTggctacaccaagacgagacgatATCACGGAAGAGAAATGGATGgtgattctccaaaatcttcaagAGGAGGATGTCGAATGGAGAGCCCCATGGATGACCCCTAATGAGATTTTGTATCGGTGTAGAGAGTTCGATTGGGCTCCTTTACTCAAAATTTGGGGAGCCGTTGGATACGCCCCTTTGCTAGTCTTGAGGCAGTACAGATttagacagttcataccagcaacacaagggttggctcaGTGTGAATTTTCATCCAAGGAAGATAATTACAAGAATAAGGTTCATGAAATATCGAATGCTTGGAACCAAACCCGCAGAATGAAGATACTTGCTGTAAATCCAATGACAACTCCCGAGTATAGTTGGTGGTGGGAAAGAAGGATCAACGATAACATTCCCGTGTCGAGCCAAGAAGATGCTCGACCAATagaggagcatctacaagtagttccatcagaattagagatcatcaaacagGACTTCGAAAAAAGAAGTTCGGAGCTGGGAAAGAAAATTGAGCAGCTAGAAGAGGAAAAGATGCGTTTGGGACTAGATGTCGATATCCACAGTTTGGAAGCCGAAAAATTAAGGAAAGGGAACaacaaggctgaagaggatttAGATAGTCTAAGAGCTAATTATAAGAAGTTACGATTGTCGATAAGAACTGCTGGTCTGGGTAAAACGACAGAGCAATGGCAGTAG
- the LOC107939953 gene encoding LOB domain-containing protein 16, whose amino-acid sequence MASSSSSSSGTASPCGACRFLRRKCTHDCIFAPYFGSEQGPAKFAAIHKVFGASNVSKLLLQIPPHDRPEAVATIAYEAQARIQDPVYGCVAHIFTLQQQVAFLQAQLMEAKAHLAQNGVTSHNNIENIFESAQIMMNMQENTKQKGVFFPSLS is encoded by the exons AtggcatcatcatcatcatctagcAGTGGTACTGCCTCCCCTTGTGGTGCGTGCAGGTTCCTAAGACGAAAATGCACCCATGACTGTATTTTTGCCCCTTATTTTGGTTCAGAACAGGGCCCTGCAAAGTTCGCTGCCATTCACAAAGTTTTCGGTGCTAGCAATGTCTCCAAATTGCTGTTGCAAATCCCACCACATGATCGTCCCGAGGCGGTTGCCACCATTGCTTATGAAGCTCAAGCAAGGATTCAAGATCCTGTTTATGGCTGTGTTGCTCATATTTTCACCTTACAACAACAG GTGGCATTCCTGCAAGCTCAATTAATGGAAGCCAAAGCTCATCTAGCTCAAAATGGTGTGACTTCACATAACAACATTGAGAATATTTttgaatcagctcaaatcatgaTGAATATGCAAGAAAATACAAAGCAGAAAGGAGTTTTCTTTCCAAGCTTATCATAA
- the LOC107939952 gene encoding LOB domain-containing protein 29, producing the protein MTGAGSPCGACKFLRRRCVKGCVFAPYFSHEQGATHFAAIHKVFGASNVSKLLTHLPVNERCEAAVTISYEAQARLQDPIYGCVSHIFALQQQVVNLQAQLACLKEQAASSTFINGTSGSGNPNNVLLQSWFHNNSTMAAPNLNPNLSENGFLDPNSLVNYESSSVISSSSGEDRSSFNAFGEAVPCSMASFEEQWSNFQDVDDLQSMAFGFVHHS; encoded by the exons ATGACTGGTGCTGGTTCCCCTTGTGGTGCTTGTAAGTTCTTAAGAAGAAGATGCGTTAAAGGCTGTGTTTTTGCACCTTATTTTAGCCATGAACAAGGTGCTACCCATTTTGCAGCCATTCATAAAGTCTTTGGTGCAAGCAATGTTTCAAAACTACTCACTCATCTCCCTGTAAATGAACGTTGTGAAGCTGCTGTTACTATCTCATATGAAGCTCAAGCTAGGTTACAAGATCCCATCTATGGCTGCGTTTCTCATATATTTGCTCTTCAACAGCAG GTTGTGAATCTGCAGGCACAACTTGCTTGTCTCAAAGAACAAGCAGCTTCTTCTACTTTTATTAATGGCACCTCTGGTTCTGGAAACCCTAATAATGTTCTTCTTCAAAGCTGGTTTCATAATAACTCAACCATGGCAGCACCCAACTTGAACCCGAATCTCTCTGAGAATGGGTTTTTGGATCCGAATTCGTTGGTGAATTATGAGAGTTCATCGGTGATTTCATCATCATCAGGTGAGGATCGATCTTCTTTTAATGCTTTTGGGGAGGCTGTTCCTTGTTCCATGGCTTCCTTTGAAGAACAATGGAGTAATTTCCAGGATGTTGATGACCTTCAATCAATGGCTTTTGGCTTTGTTCACCACTCATGA